ACTGGCTGGAGCGCATCGGCCACTTCTTCGAGCACTACAAGGATCTGGAGAAGGGCAAGTGGGTCAAGATCGAGGGCTGGGCCGGCGCCACCGAGGCCAAGGCCGAGATCGTCGCGGGCGTCGAGCGTTACAAGGCCAGCAAGGCCTGATCATCCGACGGACCAACGGCGCGCCCGCTTCGCGTGGCGCGCCGTTTTCGTGTCCGCCACCCGCAGGAATCAACCGCGCTTGAGCAGCTCGCGCAGGTCGATCAGGGCCGCGTTCGCCCGCGACACGTAGTTCGCCATCACCAGCGAATGGTTGGCGAAGAAGCCGAACGGCGAACCGTTCAGCACCATCGGGCTGTGCAGCGGACGCTGCGCTTCCTCCAGTTCGCGGATCACCTGCTCCAGGCTCACGTCGGCGTGCTTGGAACGCAGGATCGGGCCGAAGTCCTGCTGGAACGCCTTGAGCTGTTCGAGCAGGGTCGAGGTGTAGCCGCGCGCCTCGTAGAAGTTGTCGTCGATCTTCGTCCACGGCGTCTTCACCAGCCGGCCGCCACCGGGCGCAGCGACCGTGCTGGCCGCCGCCGGCTCGTCCGCCGAGGCCACGTCGCCGATGCGGATCTGTCCCACGCTGGCCGACAGCCGCTGCGACAGCGAACCCAGCCGCGACGAGACCAGCTGCAGGTAGTCGGCCAGGTTGTCCGCGCGCGCGTAGAAGTGCGCGTTGCTGTCGTCGGCGTCGCCGAGCCGGCCCAGATAGCCGTCCAGATGTCTGATCGCCTTGCGGTACTGGCTCTCCGAACTGGGCAGCAGCCAGCGGTCGTTCGGGCTGTTGAGCAGCGGGTCGGCCTCGGCCAGGTCCTTGTCCTCGGTCGACTGCGTCTGCGAACGGCTGAAGTCGTTGCGCAACGCGCGCACCAGGTCGCGCGAGGCGGTCAGCGAGCCGAATTCCCAATTGGGCACGTTGTCCATCAGCACGCCGGGCGGCAGCTTGTCGTTGCTGAGGTAGCCGCCGCGCTTGTCCAGCAGCGTGTGCACCGAGGTGATCAGGGTGACCGTGGTGGTGGCGCCGACGCTGACCGGCCGCTTCAGTTCCTGCATCTGCGCCCGGGTCACCGTCACCGGATCGAACAGCGCAGGCTCGCTGTCCCACCACCACATCAGCGCGCCCACGAACAGCAGCACCAGCGCGCACAGCGCCAGGATGGCGCGGCGGATGCCGTGGCGTGGCGGGTTCGAGGTGTCCTGGGTCTGCATCGGGCAACTCCTGCGGGGAATGGGCAAAGCTTACAGGCTCATCGTTCCCACGGCGGCTGCGCGCCCAGCCGCTCGGCCAGAAAGTCGACGAAGGCGCGCACCCGCGGCGGCACCAGCCGGCGCTGCGGCATCACCGCGTGGATGCCGGTGGTGGCGATCGCATGGTCCGGCAGCACGACCTGCAGTCGGCCGTCGCGCAGTTGCTGGTGCACGTGCCAGACCGAATGCATCGCGATGCCGAGCCCGGCCACCACCGCGTCGCGCAGCAGTTCGCCCTGGTTGGTCTCGAAGCGGCCCTGCACGCGCTGCGCGACGGCGCGGCCCTTGCGGTCGCGGAAATGCCAGGTGTCCTGCCGACCCCGGCTGCCGACCAGCAGCAGGCAATCGTGGTTCAAAAGATCGGCCGGCGTGCGCGGTACGCCGTGGCGCTGCAGGTAGCCCGGCGACGCGCACAGCACGCGCCGGTTGGTCGCCAGCTGGCGCGCCACCAGGCCGGAGTCGTCCAGTGCACCAACCCGGATGCCGAGGTCGAAACCGGAACCGACCAGGTCCACGATCTGGTCGTCGAGATTCACGCTGAGCTTCAGCCGCGGATGCAGGGCGA
This is a stretch of genomic DNA from Rhodanobacter sp. FDAARGOS 1247. It encodes these proteins:
- a CDS encoding DUF2333 family protein translates to MQTQDTSNPPRHGIRRAILALCALVLLFVGALMWWWDSEPALFDPVTVTRAQMQELKRPVSVGATTTVTLITSVHTLLDKRGGYLSNDKLPPGVLMDNVPNWEFGSLTASRDLVRALRNDFSRSQTQSTEDKDLAEADPLLNSPNDRWLLPSSESQYRKAIRHLDGYLGRLGDADDSNAHFYARADNLADYLQLVSSRLGSLSQRLSASVGQIRIGDVASADEPAAASTVAAPGGGRLVKTPWTKIDDNFYEARGYTSTLLEQLKAFQQDFGPILRSKHADVSLEQVIRELEEAQRPLHSPMVLNGSPFGFFANHSLVMANYVSRANAALIDLRELLKRG
- a CDS encoding LysR family transcriptional regulator, which codes for MDRIGDLGLFLRVLDLGSISAAARSLDLSVAVASQRLKRLERELGVRLLHRTTRRLHATPEGMQLAEQGRALVEDLEALTGGLRQGASEVSGTLRVTMSAAFGSQYISPLLPEFLALHPRLKLSVNLDDQIVDLVGSGFDLGIRVGALDDSGLVARQLATNRRVLCASPGYLQRHGVPRTPADLLNHDCLLLVGSRGRQDTWHFRDRKGRAVAQRVQGRFETNQGELLRDAVVAGLGIAMHSVWHVHQQLRDGRLQVVLPDHAIATTGIHAVMPQRRLVPPRVRAFVDFLAERLGAQPPWER